The proteins below are encoded in one region of Silene latifolia isolate original U9 population chromosome 2, ASM4854445v1, whole genome shotgun sequence:
- the LOC141643522 gene encoding aspartic proteinase 36-like: MTITTTTTTTFLLLLLIVTLSFPPPSQSYNHQPLVLPLSLSSPRISDVSKFNLRRHLHSASPNARMRLYDDLLSNGYYTTRLWIGTPPQEFALIVDTGSTVTYVPCNTCDQCGNHQDPKFQPDLSNSYNPVKCNPDCTCSEDNDQCTYERQYAEMSSSSGILGEDLITFGNLSELKSQRAVFGCENAETGDLYSQRADGIMGLGRGELSIVDQLVEKGVIDDSFSLCYGGMDVGGGAMVLGQVSPPSDMVFTHSDPSRSQYYNIELKELHVAGKKLDVDPQVFDGKYGTVLDSGTTYAYLPEAAFVAFKKAIMNELHDLKKVRGPDPNYNDICFSGAGSDVSELSKTFPSVDMVFENGQKYSMSPENYLFKHSKVPGAYCLGVFQNGKDLTTLLGGIVVRNTLVTYDREHLKVGFWKTNCSVLWERLNTSSVSPAPSPLVGDVSTAGMPPAAAPDGLPSYIISGDTQVGYITFGVSLSVNYSDLNPHISELTGVIAKELGVNISQVHLLNATSAGNGSLISYSVYPEESAKYFSNTTATHIISLLAEHSVQLPDSFGSYKLVSWKFHPPLERSWWEQHYLVVIIAVIVTLVLGLSASGIWFIWRRRQETSIPYKPVDTQSAPPQEQELQPL; this comes from the exons CAATCTCCGACGTCACCTTCATTCCGCTTCTCCCAATGCACGGATGCGCCTCTACGACGATCTCCTCTCCAACGG GTATTATACGACTAGGCTTTGGATCGGAACGCCGCCGCAGGAGTTTGCGTTGATTGTGGATACTGGTAGTACCGTCACTTATGTCCCTTGCAATACCTGTGATCAATGTGGTAATCATCAG GATCCAAAGTTCCAGCCAGATCTCTCAAATAGCTACAATCCAGTCAAATGCAATCCTGATTGCACATGTAGTGAAGATAATGACCAGTGTACTTATGAGAGACAATATGCTGAAATGAGTTCCAGCAGTGGCATCCTTGGTGAAGATCTTATAACTTTCGGTAATTTGAGCGAGCTTAAATCCCAGCGTGCTGTTTTTGGCTGTGAAAATGCAGAAACAGGTGATCTTTACAGTCAACGTGCTGATGGTATAATGGGTTTGGGTCGTGGCGAACTAAGCATTGTTGATCAGCTTGTTGAGAAAGGTGTAATCGATGATTCCTTTTCGCTGTGTTATGGTGGCATGGATGTTGGTGGGGGTGCTATGGTTCTAGGTCAAGTATCTCCTCCTTCTGACATGGTCTTTACCCACTCTGACCCTAGTCGCAG TCAATATTATAACATCGAGCTGAAGGAGTTACATGTAGCTGGGAAGAAGCTGGATGTAGACCCACAGGTTTTTGATGGGAAATATGGAACTGTTCTAGATAGTGGTACAACATATGCATATCTACCGGAGGCAGCATTTGTTGCTTTTAAGAAAGCT ATCATGAATGAGCTCCATGACCTGAAGAAAGTTCGTGGTCCTGATCCAAATTATAACGATATATGCTTTTCTGGTGCTGGAAG TGATGTTTCAGAACTCTCTAAAACCTTCCCTTCAGTTGACATGGTCTTTGAAAATGGTCAAAAGTATTCAATGTCTCCGGAAAATTACTTATTTAAG CACTCAAAGGTACCTGGTGCATACTGTCTTGGCGTTTTTCAAAATGGGAAAGATTTGACTACTCTTTTAGGAG GTATTGTTGTCCGTAATACTCTTGTAACATATGATCGTGAACACCTTAAAGTTGGATTTTGGAAGACCAACTGTTCAGTGTTATGGGAGAGACTTAACACATCTAGCGTTTCACCAGCACCTTCTCCTTTGGTTGGGGATGTTTCAACTGCAGGGATGCCACCTGCAGCCGCTCCTGATGGACTACCCAGTTACATTATTTCAG GAGATACTCAAGTTGGATACATTACATTTGGCGTGTCCTTGAGTGTCAACTACTCAGACTTGAACCCGCATATTTCAGAACTAACTGGTGTCATTGCTAAAGAGTTGGGAGTCAACATCTCCCAG GTTCATCTACTAAATGCGACTTCAGCTGGAAATGGTTCCCTGATAAGTTACAGCGTCTATCCTGAAGAATCTGCCAAGTATTTCTCGAATACTACTGCAACG CATATAATTTCACTTTTAGCTGAACACAGTGTCCAACTTCCAGACTCCTTTGGTAGTTACAAGTTGGTTAGTTGGAAGTTCCACCCTCCTCTAGAAAG GAGCTGGTGGGAGCAACACTACTTAGTAGTGATTATAGCAGTTATAGTAACGTTGGTGTTAGGATTATCAGCATCTGGGATTTGGTTCATTTGGAGACGGAGGCAAGAAACATCAATACCATATAAACCTGTTGATACTCAATCCGCTCCCCCTCAAGAACAGGAACTCCAGCCTTTGTGA
- the LOC141641725 gene encoding U-box domain-containing protein 4-like, producing MVTDTRSGIETHIRKLTEDLKARLLAKDDHNRILIASCGDITVLVELLFSTDMIIQENSVTALLNVSLTDTDNNRLMIANSEAIEVLVHVLRTGTNRARENSAATIISLTKFEDNKIRIGKSGAIGPLVDLLENGTLQGKKDAATALFNLSTATVNSSSIIESGAVKHLIGLMDPALGMVDRATVVLANLATVPEGRTVIAQAGGIPLLVEAIELGSPRGKENAAAALSHFCLDSNKYCRKVLDEGAGPPLVALSLSGTPRAKEKV from the exons ATGGTAACTGATACCAGAAGTGGCATTGAGACCCATATTAGAAAATTAACCGAAGACTTGAAAG CTCGGCTTCTTGCCAAGGATGATCACAACAGAATCTTAATAGCTAGTTGTGGGGACATTACTGTACTAGTTGAACTGCTTTTCTCTACAGACATGATAATTCAAGAAAATTCTGTAACTGCCCTTTTGAATGTGTCACTCACTGATACTGATAACAATAGGCTCATGATAGCCAATTCCGAAGCAATTGAGGTTTTGGTACACGTTCTTCGGACTGGAACTAATAGGGCTAGGGAGAATTCAGCTGCAACTATCATTAGCCTGACTAAGTTTGAAGACAATAAGATCCGGATTGGAAAATCAGGGGCCATAGGCCCTTTAGTAGACCTTTTGGAAAACGGGACTCTACAAGGGAAGAAGGATGCGGCCACCGCTTTGTTCAACTTGTCGACAGCAACTGTGAATAGTAGTAGTATCATAGAATCAGGTGCTGTAAAACATCTGATTGGTTTGATGGATCCAGCACTCGGGATGGTTGACAGGGCTACTGTTGTCTTAGCTAATCTTGCGACAGTACCCGAGGGAAGGACTGTCATAGCTCAAGCAGGAGGAATCCCGCTTCTAGTTGAAGCTATTGAGTTGGGTTCACCAAGGGGTAAGGAGAATGCTGCGGCTGCACTAAGTCACTTTTGTTTAGATAGTAACAAATATTGCAGGAAAGTCCTTGATGAAGGCGCTGGTCCGCCTTTGGTTGCCTTATCTTTGTCAGGGACTCCAAGAGCCAAAGAAAAGGTATGA
- the LOC141643524 gene encoding uncharacterized protein LOC141643524 codes for MIKTMDPRINIPSIFYRLTFLFLIITYVAAQSPAAAPSKSPAKPADSPVATTPSKSPVKPADTPVSAPSKSPAKPADTPVSAPAKTPAKPKSSPSPVSAPVSAPPAESPATKPPTKSPVSKPKPKPPAKAPAKSPAKAPEESPPLSPPSPPPEESSPSPAPEVEVPAPAPAEKHHAPPPRPHKCRFKLKKHCKKHHVSPAPTPVELLSPPAPPSDAPGPNGDEDDMAPSPSENDTSGAEKITWTLKNLISLSLALGSAMLLF; via the exons ATGATTAAAACCATGGATCCAAGAATAAACATTCCCAGTATTTTCTACCGTCTTACATTCCTCTTCCTCATTATAACCTACGTCGCCGCCCAATCCCCCGCCGCCGCTCCTTCTAAATCCCCGGCTAAACCAGCCGACTCCCCTGTCGCTACCACTCCGTCAAAATCCCCGGTTAAGCCAGCCGACACCCCTGTTTCCGCTCCGTCTAAATCCCCAGCTAAGCCAGCTGACACCCCTGTCTCCGCTCCCGCCAAAACCCCGGCTAAGCCGAAATCCTCCCCTTCTCCGGTTTCGGCTCCAGTCTCAGCTCCCCCAGCCGAATCCCCGGCTACTAAACCACCTACCAAATCCCCCGTCTCTAAGCCTAAGCCTAAGCCGCCAGCTAAGGCTCCGGCTAAATCCCCAGCTAAGGCGCCGGAAGAGTCACCTCCGCTGTCACCACCGTCACCGCCACCAGAGGAATCTTCTCCATCACCAGCTCCGGAGGTTGAAGTGCCGGCTCCGGCTCCAGCAGAGAAACACCATGCGCCACCACCGCGGCCGCATAAATGTAGGTTTAAGTTGAAGAAGCATTGTAAAAAGCATCATGTTTCGCCGGCTCCTACGCCGGTAGAGTTGTTGAGTCCGCCTGCTCCTCCCAGTGATGCACCTGGACCTAATGGTGATGAAGATGACATGGCTCCTTCCCCTTCTGAAAATGATACG AGTGGAGCAGAGAAGATCACATGGACATTGAAGAATCTGATCAGCTTGAGCTTAGCATTAGGATCTGCTATGCTTCTCTTCTGA
- the LOC141643523 gene encoding U-box domain-containing protein 4-like, with product MVSYSDLVPEQTGDSTQLLQNSETDDKMIKDRIPASTEITPHKDPVSLTTITDLRQNRKTRLKQLKPSPVIISAMVNDTRSGAETHVRKLTEDLKSESPEIIREAAFELRLLAKDEGNRILIPSCGAITVLVDLLFSPDLIIQENAVTAILNLSISDNNKLMIANSGAIEALVHVLRTGTPGARENSAATLTSLTKFDDNKIRIGKSGAIGPLVDLLENGTLQGKKDAATALFNLSTATVNRSSIIESGAVKHLIGLMDPALGMVDRATVVLANLATVPEGRTAIAQAGGIPLLVEAIELGSPRGKENAAAALSHFCSDSNKYCRKVLDEGAGPPLVALSLSGTPRAKEKAIKTLSHLRNLQRVYGSRD from the exons ATGGTCTCTTACAGTGATTTAGTGCCAGAACAAACTGGTGACAGTACTCAACTCCTGCAGAATTCAGAAACTGATGACAAGATGATTAAGGATCGAATTCCAGCTTCTACTGAGATAACTCCTCATAAGGATCCCGTCTCTTTGACCACAATAACTGACCTAAGACAAAATCGCAAAACCCGTCTTAAGCAATTAAAACCTTCACCTGTAATTATATCCGCGATGGTAAATGATACCAGAAGTGGTGCTGAGACCCATGTTAGAAAATTAACCGAAGACTTGAAAAGTGAGTCTCCTGAGATTATAAGAGAAGCTGCCTTTGAGCTCCGCCTTCTTGCTAAGGATGAAGGCAACAGAATCTTAATACCTAGTTGTGGGGCCATTACGGTACTAGTTGATCTGCTTTTCTCTCCAGATTTGATAATCCAAGAAAATGCCGTAACTGCCATTTTGAACCTGTCAATCAGTGATAATAACAAGCTCATGATAGCCAATTCCGGAGCAATAGAGGCTTTGGTACACGTTCTTCGGACTGGAACTCCCGGGGCTAGGGAGAATTCAGCTGCAACTCTCACTAGCCTGACTAAGTTTGACGACAATAAGATCCGGATTGGCAAATCTGGGGCCATAGGCCCTTTGGTAGACCTTTTGGAAAACGGGACTCTACAAGGGAAGAAGGATGCGGCCACCGCTTTGTTCAACTTGTCGACAGCAACTGTGAATAGGAGTAGTATCATAGAATCAGGTGCGGTAAAACATCTGATTGGTTTGATGGATCCAGCACTCGGGATGGTTGACAGGGCTACTGTTGTCTTAGCTAATCTTGCGACAGTACCCGAGGGTAGGACTGCCATAGCTCAAGCAGGAGGAATCCCGCTTCTAGTTGAAGCTATTGAGTTGGGTTCACCGAGGGGAAAGGAGAATGCTGCGGCTGCACTAAGTCACTTTTGTTCAGATAGTAACAAATATTGCAGGAAAGTCCTTGATGAAGGCGCTGGTCCGCCTTTGGTTGCCTTGTCCTTGTCAGGGACTCCAAGAGCCAAAGAAAAG GCAATTAAGACTCTATCTCATTTGAGAAATCTACAACGCGTTTATGGGAGCCGAGACTGA